Below is a genomic region from Ahaetulla prasina isolate Xishuangbanna chromosome 16, ASM2864084v1, whole genome shotgun sequence.
CAAGGCGAAACTGGCTGAGTCATCTTAATAAAGAAACACCAGCGTTTCCTTCTCCCCTCGAAAAGTACagttctctcttcttcttttcaacagccCTAAAGACCTTCCTCAAAACATCCTTTGCACAATTGTAGAGCTGAAGAAAAAGGAGTTCTGACTCACAATTCTTTTCTAAAAGCAACCAACGATGGAGCCAGACTAATCTGAATTCTACGCGCTTTTGAAACGAAGTaaagctgggatttttttttttaaaaaaagaaacgaaTCAGAAATATTTCGATTTTTCTGGAGAATTTTGGATGCAGAGttaggatgagagagagagagagagtgcaatTTAATTCAAGGTAATCGAATGAAGTCTGCAGCCCAATGAAGTTTTACAGGATCTTTGTGGACCAAACTGAGTTGCAGATCCTGAGATCCGAAGCCCAGCTAAGAGAGAAACCCAGAATTTTGCAGCTCAAGCAGAAATAACAAACCCAGAGCTAGGATATAAACCAGAATTCATGGCTTTAGAACTTGGAAAAAAACAGATCTCTGTTCATCCCCggtcacaagaagaagaagaagaagaagaagaagaagaagaagaagaagaagaagaaggaggaggaggaggaggaggaggaggaggaggaggaggaggaggaggaggaggaggaggaggaggaggaggaggaggaggagtagttggaagggaccatggaggtcatctagtccaaccccctgtatccctagacctgtactagggattcgaaccgccaaactgccaacctttctgatcgacaagctcagtgtcttagccactgagccacctagtcaggctatgaTACTGATAGATCCAGGACATGATAATTATTGGCCAAAGATGAATGGAAAATTACTAAACTTTCTGGATGGCCCAACTCTGATCATCCAACTTATATCTTCTGAAAGCCTCCTACCAAATCGGAGCCATGTTGAAACAGCATgttgaaaagtaaagtcttacacttaggcaagaaaaaccaaaagtacgcaTATAAGCTGGTTAAAATTAGggttaatagcagtgactgttagagggatcttggagtcttggtGGAcagccagttaaatatgagccagtagtgtgtggcggcagccaaaaaagccaatgcaatcctaaattgcattaacaaagggatacaatcaagatcaagggaggtactaataccactctataaagccttagtaagaccacacctagaattctgcatccggttttggtcaccacactacaaaaaaagatgttgaaactctagtaagagtgcagagaagagcaaccaagatgattaggggactggagactaaaacatacgatgaacagttgcaggacctgagcctggctagtctagtgaacagaaggacatggggagacaggatagcagtcttccaatattcgaggtgctgccccaaagaagagggagtcaagctattctcctaagcacctgaaggccagacaaggaacaatggatggaaattgattaaggagagattcaacctagaaacaaggagaatttttctgaccgtgagaacaatcaaccaagttggctttcagaaattgtgggagcttcatcactggaggctttcaagaagagactggactgccatcagaaatggtgtaggtagggtctcctgcttgagcagggggttggactagatgacctacaaggtcccttccaactctattaatctgtaataAGCATGGTCTTCTCCGAGCAGCAGGGACCTGGGAAACCTATGAAGTCCTACACACACAACATTGGTTCTACGATCAGCTACTACCTGTTCCCCAACCAGGTATGTTCATAAGGTGTTCCATTAAGAGAACCTGGCACCCACAAAACACCAGAAACAAAGGTTACAGAAAAGATTTGGATAATACGATAATTCCATATCATCTGGTACCTTGGCGCTCAGCCGCAACCGGTCGATGGTGTTCTCAGCTTCAGCGTACTTGGTTAGAAGTTTGTGGTAGTCTTCCTAAAGAAATGACAAGGAGAACACGGTATTTCATTTACAGTACATGCCGTTTCTGGAATAGGAAGTGCTTTGAGGGTGTATGATCTGTATATCGCAcagagcaatggtcataagtatgtcagtggccaagtgtctggaatttgatcacatgatgctgcaaaggttgttaagtgtgaaaaatggtcctaaaccacttttttagtgccgttgtaacattgaagggcacactgagagcatatgcaccgaagacaaattccttatgtgtccaatcacacttgaccaataaagaatgctattctgttctgttctgttctgttctgttgttctattctattctattctattctattctattctattctattctattctattctattctattctattctattctattctattcctaatttctattctaaaattctattctattctatattctattctattcttctattctataattctattctattctattctattctattctattctattctattctattctattctattctattctataattctattctattctatattctattcaattctataattctattctattctattctattctattctattctattctattctaatcactgTTATGTTAAGAGCTACCTGTATATGGATGAACTGGATACCAGAAGCCAAGGACTGAATTGCTACGAATGGTGCTTTAACCTTGAAGGATGCATCCACAAAGTGGggtgggggacacacacacaatgagGGGAAATGTGCATAATGTGTGCAGGTTGTGACCTCTCTCCGCTTAGATTGATGCAGACATACGGCGGGTGCATTAAACAGCTTGCTTTTGGCTAGTGGCCTAGATTTTTCTATTGATGGCTTCAAGAGACGGAGCATCTATTCACATGAATGAGCAAACCTCCAGACCAgcgagaagaagaagaataaaacatACATTTCTGCAAACTGAAAAGCCTCTACGCCAGACAGAAGGGGTTTTCTCTCCCTAATGCTTCTGTGCTAAGTGGGAGAAAAATTCACCTGgaggaatacagaatagaatagaattctattctgtattctatagcatctttctatctattaacaatctattatctatctatctatctatctatctatctatctatctatctatctatctatctatcatctatctatctatctatctgtcattcatctatctatctatctacctacctacctacctacctacctacctacctacctacctacctacctatctatctatctatctatctatctatctatctatctatctatctatctatctatctatctcttttccTGCAttcggaagaatagaatagaatagaatttttattggccaagtgtgattggacacacaaggaatttgtcttggtgcatatgctctcagtgtacataaaagaaaagatacgttcatcaaggtacatttacaacacaattgatggtcaatatatcaatataaatcataagtcagGCGGTCCCCAACTTACAACGGTTGTGTTTTAGCGGCCGTTCAAAGTTGTAACCGCGCCCAAAAAAAGGGGACTCGGAGACCGTGTTTTTGCCCTtacaacccctgaggcacccgctacgggatcaaaattcagatgcctggccacTGACTcggatttatgacggtcgcggtgtGCGTCAcgcgatcctcttttgcgacctttcgACGAGCCAAGTCAAGGGAGGAGGGGAACCAGATTCGCTCCACGAGGGTCTTGCTGACTTAAAAACGGCAGCGGTTCGCTGAacgaaccgtggcaagaaaggtcgtaaaacggggcaagttTCACTTCGCAAATTCACTTCGCTTagccaacagaaatttggggctcaaggacggtcataagtcgaggactgtccatATTGTGGAATATCTAGAGGTCGGATCGCTCTTTTTACCTTCGCTTAGAAGGAGGGAGCAGTGCGAAACATCTggttatacaagtagtcctccagttatgaccacaatggagcccagaatttacattgctaagcgagacagttcttaagtgagctttgcctcattttacgaccgagcttgccgccgttgttaagcaaagcactgCAAGTCAGTCACACGGTTGAGAAGTGaatcctggcttccccattgacttcaatTTTCAGAGGGTCACATGACGGGGTCTTAAAACACTGCGGCCGTCATCAATTGAGCCAATTTCCAAATGCCTGAAGTttgatcatggggaggctgcaacggtcgtaagtgtgaaacaatgGTCATGGGTcgcctttttcagtgccgctgtaacttcgaaGGGTCACTCAATGTactgttgtaaaccgaggactacctatgcaggccatccttgacttacaacaattcattttgtGACTGTTCCGCACAGtcgtgtgatttatatttggatgcctgaacacggactcatatttatgacggtcgccagTGTCGTGGAGTCACCTGatttcccccttttgcgaccttctgacaagccaagtccatggggggagccaggttcacttaacaaccgtgtgactagatTTGCTTCACAAAACGGGCCAAGGACAAGTCGTAAAACTGGGGCTAAATTCACTTcaccaatttctcacttagcgacatcaATTTGGGGGGGTGTCGGtttcggtcataagtcgaggactaccaaggTGCAGGAAGAGAATTTTCGGAATGCGTTCGAGAGACGTTACCTGAAGCTGATGCACCAGCTCCGTAGCCTGTCTAGGGGACTTCAGTTGCTCGGGAATAACAGAGATGGTGGGCGTGGGACATTTTTGGGGAGATCCTTCTCCGCTGCTCAGCAACACCTCTCGGACAATCTCGGCAGGAGACTTAAAGATGACTGGCTTCCTAACCGCCTTCCTGCTGACCGAAGAAGACTTTCCTTGAGGTGGTTGGTAGCTTTGGGGATCTTTGGGGAACTTGACTCGGGGTTCCACTTTGGACAGATCTGGTAATGGGTAGTTGAGTTTCCCTCGGCCGTATTGCGTGACGTCTCTCGTCCCAGAGTTTGACTGAGTCTCTCGGATTGGTTCTTTCAAAGCAGGATGTCCAGATTTTTTCTGGCCAGTCATGTGTTGAGGGCTCAGAGACCTGGACTGCCTTGGACCTTTCGACAACAGGGATACATCTGCTTTCGCCTTGCGTGTCCGTTTCTCCAGTTGTCTACCAACTCGTTCGAAGGTGTGGGACATCTGCGTTGTCTCTCTCGAATCCAAAAGTCTTTCCTTGGTGTTGTTGTTGAAAGCAAGCTGCTCGATGCTTTGAGTGATCTCTGCCGGAGGTTCTTTCTCAAGAGGTTGTTCCAAGTTCTCCATCCAGGATAACTCTGGACAAGTCTCGGCATCGATGCCAGGACAATTCTGAAGATCTTCCAGAGATTGGAAATCCAAGAGTCGCTGATTGTCTGGCAAGGAACTTGCTAGAGAACTGCGCCCATGACTGTCCAGATTTCTTCCTAACTCCCAGGAGAACTTTCGATCTTCAGGGAAGTCCAAACCACCCAAGTTTTGAGGTTCAATTTCCATTTGGGTGCACATTGGAGGAGGACCACAAGGAGAAGGGCTGAGATTGGAGGTCTCAGAGAATTCATCATCCACATTATCGGAGGCAAAGCTGCATTTATACAAAGCGAGAGGGTCTTGAAGGATCTCAGGGCTGGGACTGAAGTCTGAACTGTACTGGCcttcaaaagaaagctcaggatggATATCCTCCTGGCTGCCAAAGTCCCACATCCCTCTTGTCTTCTCAAGTTCAGTGCTGTCTTCTTCACGCCTCCGATCTACCTCCAAGTAAGATCTCATGCCTTGGGATGATCCTTTCTCTTCTAAACATGGGAAGGACATAACATTAGAAGATCTATCTCACCTTGTCCTAATTATCAACCCATTCCCCTCCAAccaggggtgagctgctgggggttcacaggagttcgggagaacctctagctaagattcagtgcagtttggagaagccccgaatcccactcctggctggccccacccacccacccacccaccccgccccctcccaggagtccccacatggcccgttttggatgcaggtaagtgcagggtgcacgtggagggcgaaaaatgggcctactggaagttcgggaagactGGAAATGGGccagtctccagagcctggggagactgttttcaccctcctggaagctcaaggaaagactccagagcctggggagggcaaaaagcccccccccaacccaccgTAGTACAGGaaactgactaggccacacccagcaTGGCCACGCtcgcccagcaaccaggcagagaaacccttgctaaaatttttgaagcccacccctgacttcaACCCATATTTTACTCccccgcttctttgtggcagcccctcagatattggaagactgctatcccgcCTCCCCCAATCCTTGGTGTTAGGTGCCACAACACAAATGAAACCATTACATTTTGTTCAAATTAGAGCAGGGGCGAAAAGGTAGAGGCAGCAAGTTTTTCTATCTCATGCATCCTTCTTACACTGGCTCTCAAGCAGAGTCTGAAATTCATGCAATTGGTTTTCCCAAATGACGTTGGATCGATAATACTGAGCAAATACTGGTTGTGTTTCTTGCACGATTCCAGGAAAGCCAGTTGCTTCAGAGAAGATTTACCGGTAATCTGAAGTGCTAAATAGCCCTACCATTGGCATATTTAGCAAAAACATTTGTCTCATAGTTTGATGTTTCAGGATCTGGCTGAAAATATGCAGAAGCTATCTAGGTGTTGAAAAAGCCAAAGAGAGAGAGGGTTTTAAAAgatgttaaaaaataaagatggcaTCCAGTTTCTGTTCTAGCTCCAACCACTGCTTCTTTAAGATTCTTCCACCAGTGACAAAGTGTCTAtggcgattctcagtcatccaggtcctggttgtcccaaaggtgctttttcaagaggcaactggactttttggtttttctttgaagacgtttcgcttctcatccaagaagcttctttgaagacgtttcgcttccatccaagaagcttcttggatgagaagcaaaacatcttcaaagaaaaacgagaaaatgcagttgcttcttgaaaaaagcacccttTGGGGCAATGACAAGGTCATTGAGAGCCTTATCAGTTATCTCCCCTGAATGTGCAAAAACTCTACCCCAATTCAGATGTTACTCCAAATAACCTTACCAGAGATTTGGGTTCCTGATTTCCTGTGTTACTCACCAGGCAGGGGACTTGCAGCGTGGACATTTCCTGCATGTTCAAGATCTTGAAGTTCGCCGAGATCAAAACCTTGCTCGCCTTCTTCCAAAAGGTGTTGATAGTCCTTGAGTTCCCTCAAAAGTTCTTCATCTTCCAGGATCTCCTGAGAAGAAGACAAGGTCCAGCAGTCCAAATTCCCCACAAGGCTGTTTTCCGCTAACTGGAAGTCTCCATCTCTTCTCCCCTCAACTTCAGCATCTTCTTCTGACTCCTTCTCCTTGTAAGGTTGCTCTCCAAAACCATGGCTTCCTCTACTGGCCATTCCTGCATTCCCAAGAGGAGAAGCTAACGGCGTGAACGGTCCTGAGATAACTTCCTCaatgccaaaaaagaaagataagcCAGATCCTTCATTTGGAGCCTTTTCATCAAGAGTTTCTGCCTAAGAGAGTAGATCACATGGAGGCGTCATTCAATGCTTCCACCCAAAGGAGAGTGACGGAATAAAGAACAACGCCAGAAAAATGGGTTTAGATGAAGTCCAAAGATGCATAGTTCATCCATAGGCTGCCAAGAAGAAGACAGGTGCCTCTGAAGTTTTCCGTCGGGGTGGAGAACTTGCGATTCTCTGTGTAGCTTGAATGATCTTCTGCAGGATTTCTCAATCTGGAAAGCGTCACCtgcagagatagaaagagagagagagagagagagaagaaagaaagaaaaaagagacgtTGCTTTGACCAAGTCTATCTTTTGCTTTGATCCTGTTCACCCATCACTACCTGGGCCTGGAGGGTTTATTATTTCCAACGGAATTCTACCTCCGAGTGTGTTAAAAGCTGCGGAAGGCATTAAGTAAGGCTAATCTTGAATTAAAACTACTTAAAAGCTAAGGCATGAATATTCAGAGGGTGGAATCTTCTATATTTGAAACCGGCCTAGGAGTTTGCGAGGTTCCAGGaagtccctccccccccccaccctctcgGTTCGTCTTTCTATGCAGCTGGAGATGCACAGATGTGGCTTCAGGCAGTGCCATTTACCACACAAACACAAAAGTGGCAGTCGAAACCCGCCCCCCCCTCAGCATCCCCCCATCCCTCTCATCACATTTGTCCCCGGCAGAATGACTGCATTGATTCCCATCGTTAAGAAGAAATGAAGTCCCCTCATTCTAGCCAGTGGCCCAGAAgagaatgcatttatttattatattttatttatttattttgtcgagtacgtattagataatatagatAAGTGTAAgcctgaattgaatacataaaatgaatacaatgaaaGGGAATACAATGTAAAGGAACACTATTAAAGGGAATAGAATTAAAGGGATGCTgtaatctttcttctttcttggtcagtttaatgaaaagaaggattgctggggggggggggaggcatgatatccaatatctcaggggctgccccaaagaagagggagtcaagctattctccaaagcacctgaggtcaggacaagaagcaaccggtggaaactaatcaaggagagaagcaacctagaactaaggagaaatttcccaacagttagaacaattaaccagtggaacaacttgcctccagaagttgtggatgctccaaccctggaaattttcaagaagagattggacaattgtTTGTCTGGGAtggggatagggtctcctgcttgagcagggggttggactagaagacctccaaggttcccttccaactcttgttattctgtttctatttGACGGCCCAGAATTATTCTAATTTccacccccttctcctcctctgaggTCTCCTTTATACCTCTCCTGCCCAAATTTCAGAAGCCCAAAAATGAATTTAGGTCTTTCCAGGGTGCATATATGGGGAAAACACAGGAAAACCAAcaaacattgtgtgtgtgtgtttctctctctccctctttccctccatctctctctctctctctctctctctctcttttacaccCACCcgcacaatctctctctctcacacacttactatttctctctctcacccacaaTCCCTCTCACACAAAAACACAATCCCTCTCTCACACAAAAACACaacctctctttctcacacacacacaaaatccctCTCTTTCACACAAAAACAcaacctctctctcacacacacacacaatccctctctcacacacaaaaacatacaaaacgcaatctctctctcacacacaatccctctctctctctcatacataaAAACACAatctccctatctctctccctctctctcaatccctccctttctctctctttctcgctctctcaatccctccctccctccctctccctctctctctctctctctctcctatctcaaTCTTGTTGGCCAAATGTTGGGTCCCTGCCTGGAGGAGATCCAATCTGGGGCAAGGAACCTGCTGTAACCCCCACA
It encodes:
- the LOC131186213 gene encoding microtubule organization protein AKNA-like, producing MASRGSHGFGEQPYKEKESEEDAEVEGRRDGDFQLAENSLVGNLDCWTLSSSQEILEDEELLRELKDYQHLLEEGEQGFDLGELQDLEHAGNVHAASPLPEEKGSSQGMRSYLEVDRRREEDSTELEKTRGMWDFGSQEDIHPELSFEGQYSSDFSPSPEILQDPLALYKCSFASDNVDDEFSETSNLSPSPCGPPPMCTQMEIEPQNLGGLDFPEDRKFSWELGRNLDSHGRSSLASSLPDNQRLLDFQSLEDLQNCPGIDAETCPELSWMENLEQPLEKEPPAEITQSIEQLAFNNNTKERLLDSRETTQMSHTFERVGRQLEKRTRKAKADVSLLSKGPRQSRSLSPQHMTGQKKSGHPALKEPIRETQSNSGTRDVTQYGRGKLNYPLPDLSKVEPRVKFPKDPQSYQPPQGKSSSVSRKAVRKPVIFKSPAEIVREVLLSSGEGSPQKCPTPTISVIPEQLKSPRQATELVHQLQEDYHKLLTKYAEAENTIDRLRLSAKVRLYSDPPKPSQVTEMGRISEASKVVTFSIPQIRSAEITKRSSQASMSGQGEGALVQRPSKAQPGY